One Verrucomicrobiia bacterium genomic region harbors:
- a CDS encoding alpha/beta hydrolase fold domain-containing protein codes for MKNSKNMTDAMQEILDVHATMNPLPIEELTPELARQMPLIDRAAIAVYGRHFTKKALLPLPIPVGKVEHRLIPGSAGNTILIRIYTPNGKAPDEGWPILVYFHGGGWVLGTLDTYDSSCRALCDEANCIVVSVHYRQAPENPWPAAVEDAFAAYQWICAQAHEFHGSVATQIAVGGESAGGNLAAVVAQMARDQGVVMPLHQLLIYPVTDLANGMNSTSAREHAQAKPLNLPMLHWFYNHYVPAGAERTNPYISPLYAEGFIGLAPATIILAEIDPLRSDGKAYAAKLEQADVPVNLKIYEGVTHEFFGLTGLVKEASSALSMAAKDLRRSFNEILVNA; via the coding sequence ATGAAAAACTCTAAAAATATGACCGATGCTATGCAGGAAATTTTGGATGTTCACGCAACCATGAATCCTTTACCCATCGAGGAGCTGACTCCGGAATTGGCTCGACAAATGCCTTTGATAGATCGTGCCGCCATAGCGGTGTATGGTCGTCATTTTACTAAAAAAGCTTTGCTGCCCCTGCCGATTCCTGTGGGAAAGGTTGAGCATCGTTTAATTCCAGGCTCGGCGGGTAATACCATTTTGATTCGTATTTATACGCCAAATGGTAAAGCGCCTGATGAAGGGTGGCCCATCTTAGTTTATTTTCATGGCGGAGGTTGGGTGTTGGGCACACTTGATACTTATGATTCGTCCTGTCGCGCACTTTGTGATGAGGCTAATTGCATCGTAGTTTCAGTACATTATCGACAAGCGCCAGAAAATCCCTGGCCAGCCGCCGTGGAAGATGCTTTTGCGGCTTACCAATGGATCTGTGCTCAAGCTCATGAATTTCATGGAAGCGTGGCGACACAAATTGCAGTTGGCGGAGAAAGTGCGGGAGGAAATCTAGCTGCCGTGGTGGCCCAAATGGCACGAGACCAAGGGGTCGTTATGCCTTTGCATCAGCTTTTAATTTATCCTGTTACCGATTTAGCGAATGGAATGAATAGCACTTCAGCACGGGAACATGCTCAAGCGAAACCGCTCAATTTGCCAATGCTTCACTGGTTTTATAATCATTATGTGCCCGCCGGCGCAGAACGCACGAATCCTTATATTTCGCCTTTGTATGCAGAAGGTTTTATCGGTTTGGCGCCGGCTACCATTATTTTAGCAGAAATTGATCCTTTGCGAAGCGATGGCAAGGCCTATGCGGCTAAGCTGGAGCAAGCCGATGTTCCTGTGAATTTGAAAATTTACGAGGGAGTGACTCATGAATTTTTTGGTCTCACTGGATTGGTAAAGGAAGCAAGCTCAGCGCTTTCGATGGCAGCCAAAGATTTGCGTCGGTCGTTTAACGAAATTTTGGTTAATGCTTGA
- a CDS encoding tRNA-dihydrouridine synthase family protein, which translates to MQDVTDLPFWRLMAKYGGADVYFTEYFRVHKDSRLDKPILKSITENPTGRPVVAQMIGNDISSLVRTAHELENYPVAAIDLNLGCPAPTVYKKCAGGGLLRDLPLIDSILGALREAISGKFTVKTRLGFEDERTLEKLLPIFRRHSLDLLTVHGRTVKQMYRDGVRYDLIAKAVEAMNCPVLANGNVYSAHDAERILDMTKAQGLMIGRGAIRNPWLFEQIRSHLRGETFALPIGRNVLNYIYELYEAVCDPAVSPRIQVQKMKKYLNFIGEGVEATGQFLHEIRRVETREDFFRVCNEYLDHDEPLPLEPFPKKIFSSELVLN; encoded by the coding sequence ATGCAAGATGTGACGGATTTGCCATTTTGGCGGTTGATGGCGAAATATGGGGGAGCGGATGTTTATTTTACGGAGTATTTTCGGGTTCATAAAGATTCGCGGTTAGATAAACCGATTCTAAAGTCGATTACAGAAAATCCGACAGGGCGGCCGGTCGTTGCGCAGATGATTGGGAACGATATTTCGTCACTCGTGCGAACAGCACATGAATTAGAAAATTATCCGGTGGCTGCGATTGATTTGAATTTAGGTTGCCCTGCGCCGACGGTTTATAAAAAGTGTGCGGGCGGTGGTCTATTAAGGGATTTGCCTTTGATTGATTCGATTTTGGGTGCGTTGCGCGAAGCGATTTCGGGAAAGTTTACTGTGAAAACACGTTTGGGTTTTGAGGATGAGAGAACGTTGGAAAAATTGCTGCCAATTTTTAGACGTCATTCGTTGGATTTATTAACGGTGCATGGTCGAACGGTGAAACAGATGTATCGTGATGGGGTGCGCTATGATTTGATTGCGAAAGCAGTCGAGGCAATGAACTGTCCGGTGCTAGCGAATGGCAATGTTTATTCGGCACACGATGCGGAGCGCATCTTGGACATGACGAAAGCGCAAGGATTGATGATTGGTCGCGGCGCGATTCGCAATCCGTGGTTATTCGAACAGATTCGATCGCATTTGCGAGGGGAAACTTTTGCTTTGCCAATAGGTCGAAACGTTTTGAATTATATTTATGAGCTTTATGAGGCGGTTTGTGATCCTGCTGTGTCTCCGCGAATTCAGGTGCAGAAGATGAAAAAATATCTCAATTTTATTGGTGAAGGAGTGGAAGCAACGGGACAATTTTTGCATGAGATTCGTCGAGTCGAAACGCGTGAGGATTTTTTTAGAGTTTGCAACGAATATCTCGATCATGATGAACCGCTTCCGCTTGAGCCATTTCCGAAGAAAATTTTTAGTTCTGAATTAGTCCTGAACTAA
- a CDS encoding hydrolase, whose amino-acid sequence MNKFQYNRLSKDDAAVLLVDHQSGLLSLVQDFSPDEFKNNVLALADLAKFFNLPTILTTSFEQGPNGPLMPELKKMFPKAPYIPRPGQINAWDNEDFVKAIKETGRKQLIIAGVVTDVCVAFPALSALEEGYEVFVVTDASGTFNEAVRHAAWARMSAAGAQLMNWFSVACELHRDWRNDIEGLGSLLSNHLPAYQNLITSYNALQQTSKLKH is encoded by the coding sequence ATGAACAAATTTCAATACAATCGACTTTCAAAAGATGATGCTGCGGTGTTGTTAGTAGATCATCAATCAGGTTTACTTTCGTTAGTGCAAGATTTTTCGCCGGACGAATTTAAGAATAATGTGTTGGCGCTGGCGGATCTGGCAAAATTTTTTAATTTGCCAACTATTTTAACGACGAGTTTTGAGCAAGGGCCTAATGGACCATTGATGCCAGAATTAAAGAAAATGTTTCCCAAAGCGCCTTACATTCCGCGACCAGGTCAAATCAACGCATGGGATAATGAAGATTTCGTCAAGGCGATCAAAGAAACCGGTCGCAAGCAATTGATTATTGCGGGCGTAGTAACCGATGTTTGCGTGGCTTTTCCCGCTCTCTCTGCTTTGGAAGAAGGCTATGAAGTGTTTGTGGTAACGGATGCTTCGGGAACATTTAATGAAGCGGTGCGTCACGCGGCTTGGGCGCGGATGTCAGCCGCTGGCGCTCAACTCATGAATTGGTTTAGCGTGGCATGCGAATTGCATCGTGACTGGCGCAATGATATCGAAGGTCTGGGCAGCTTGCTATCCAACCATTTGCCGGCTTATCAAAATTTAATCACCAGTTATAATGCCTTACAGCAAACTTCAAAGCTCAAGCATTAA
- a CDS encoding ferritin-like domain-containing protein, which produces MANKNFSNELNITREQMVELLNEDLAREYQAIIAYVVYSQTLKGPEYMDIAQELELHATEELAHAIKIAKQIDYFGGMPCVTPKAVKTSNDAKEMLHADLENERETIAHYRQRIRQAEAMGEFALSETLRQIIVQEQEHEIDLCDALNIDVPKPKAAPDNS; this is translated from the coding sequence ATGGCTAACAAAAATTTCTCTAACGAATTAAATATCACTCGCGAACAGATGGTGGAATTGTTAAACGAAGATTTGGCGCGAGAATATCAAGCGATTATTGCTTATGTGGTCTATAGTCAGACTCTCAAAGGACCGGAATACATGGATATTGCTCAGGAGTTAGAGTTGCACGCGACTGAAGAATTGGCTCATGCTATTAAAATTGCTAAACAAATTGATTATTTTGGAGGCATGCCTTGTGTGACACCCAAAGCGGTGAAAACCTCGAATGATGCTAAGGAAATGTTGCATGCGGATTTGGAGAATGAGCGAGAAACGATTGCGCATTATCGTCAACGGATTCGTCAAGCTGAAGCGATGGGCGAATTTGCATTGAGCGAGACGCTGCGACAGATTATTGTCCAGGAACAAGAGCACGAAATTGATTTGTGCGATGCCTTAAATATCGATGTTCCTAAGCCTAAAGCGGCTCCGGATAATTCATAG
- a CDS encoding AAA family ATPase produces MLQKLEICGLRGFANKQELKFAIPNAFPGSGLTLIVGPNNSGKSSIIEALNTLTAKDHSPPPFHEGKRNKQADEKIEIKATTTYGSIKCLQTASVGGSHTELQPKPPIQNFPNIYVLPSRRYFAPFFTNSSVNRANYTSYFSENLRGIQTNQFSQRLTYAYLKNHEKFNSLLNEVIDSPLDWIIDQDGHGQYYIKFKKNDYYHNSEGLGDGLISLLFIIDALYDSSPKNVIVIDEPELSLHPLLLKKIAKLFIKFSKDRQIIVSTHSSYFINLLMFENKGSIARVHLKEGNSTISQLSEGTQSNLVNLFKNQNNPHILGLDAREVFFLDDKVILVEGQDDVIFYPKIADQLSVEIKGNFFGWGVGGVTNMPLIAQLLKELGFQHVVGILDAKNETKLKELNEKFPEFSFFSIPADDVRTKSDKPNQKGLLDVEEKIHDEFKDETRKIFEKISQKFDDN; encoded by the coding sequence GTGCTACAAAAATTAGAGATTTGTGGTTTACGTGGATTTGCAAATAAACAAGAACTAAAATTTGCTATTCCTAACGCTTTTCCAGGAAGTGGATTAACTTTAATTGTAGGACCTAATAACTCTGGGAAATCTTCAATTATTGAAGCTTTAAATACACTTACTGCAAAAGATCACTCTCCACCACCTTTTCATGAAGGTAAAAGAAATAAACAAGCTGATGAAAAAATAGAGATAAAGGCTACAACAACCTATGGAAGTATAAAATGCCTACAGACCGCTTCAGTTGGTGGAAGTCATACTGAACTACAACCCAAACCACCAATTCAAAATTTTCCCAATATTTATGTTTTACCCTCACGTCGATATTTTGCTCCTTTTTTCACAAATTCATCAGTAAATAGAGCTAATTATACTTCCTATTTCAGCGAAAATTTACGAGGCATTCAAACAAATCAATTCAGTCAAAGGTTAACTTATGCTTATTTAAAAAATCATGAAAAATTTAATTCTCTTTTAAATGAAGTTATTGATTCTCCTCTGGATTGGATAATAGATCAAGATGGCCATGGTCAATATTATATTAAATTTAAGAAAAATGATTATTATCATAATAGCGAGGGCCTTGGGGATGGTTTAATTAGTCTACTTTTTATTATAGATGCATTATATGATTCCTCACCCAAAAACGTAATAGTCATTGACGAACCAGAGCTTTCTCTTCATCCACTTTTACTAAAAAAAATTGCAAAGCTCTTTATTAAATTTTCTAAAGATCGACAAATAATCGTTTCCACTCATTCATCATACTTTATCAACCTTTTAATGTTTGAAAACAAAGGTAGCATTGCACGTGTGCATTTAAAAGAAGGCAATTCTACAATATCACAATTATCTGAGGGCACACAATCTAACCTAGTAAATCTTTTTAAAAATCAAAATAATCCGCATATTTTAGGCTTAGATGCCAGAGAAGTATTCTTTTTAGATGATAAGGTTATTTTAGTTGAAGGACAAGATGATGTAATTTTTTATCCCAAAATCGCTGATCAACTTAGCGTAGAAATTAAAGGCAATTTTTTTGGTTGGGGTGTTGGCGGAGTTACTAATATGCCACTAATTGCACAACTTTTAAAAGAATTAGGATTTCAACATGTTGTCGGAATTCTTGATGCAAAGAATGAGACAAAATTAAAAGAGTTAAATGAAAAGTTTCCAGAGTTTTCATTTTTCAGTATTCCTGCAGATGACGTTCGAACTAAATCAGATAAACCAAATCAAAAAGGGTTACTTGATGTCGAAGAAAAAATTCACGATGAATTCAAAGACGAAACAAGAAAAATTTTTGAAAAAATTTCGCAAAAATTTGATGATAATTAA
- a CDS encoding DUF3175 domain-containing protein, protein MASKKTNSKKWSKHVMETSDALDLEEGVFSKKNPRDIACSLKRSADRSKRRKSNPYRSAMSMLTFYINRGGKKLPKTQRNRLEAAKDELRDLYGKNDERKSGE, encoded by the coding sequence ATGGCTTCGAAAAAAACAAATTCGAAAAAATGGTCGAAACATGTCATGGAAACTAGTGACGCTTTGGATTTAGAAGAAGGCGTTTTTTCGAAAAAGAATCCACGTGATATTGCGTGCTCACTGAAGCGATCGGCAGATCGAAGTAAGAGGCGTAAATCTAATCCCTATCGTTCTGCTATGTCGATGTTGACCTTTTATATCAATCGAGGAGGGAAAAAACTTCCTAAGACCCAGCGCAATCGTCTTGAGGCGGCTAAAGATGAACTGCGAGATCTGTATGGGAAAAACGATGAAAGAAAATCAGGGGAGTGA